In one Brevibacillus composti genomic region, the following are encoded:
- a CDS encoding SDR family oxidoreductase: MTILVTGATGTVGRHVVDQLIQRGQKVRALTRNPLQANLPHDVEVVAGDLSDPSTLVPALVGVSGMHLITTGAEYTPLQTGPEIIELAEKAGVRRVTVLWNGEKGPFERAVEASSLEWTQLQAFEFMANARKWANSIRSEGVVRDLFGGSRIAPVHEADIGKVASIVLTEKGHAGKIYVLTGPESLSVQDKVRIIGEVIGRDIQYIVSSEEEEREQMRRMGVREDAIDYVIRWHLNPPKSVSTVLPTVEEVTGQKPSTFAEWVKENAKLFVK; the protein is encoded by the coding sequence ATGACCATATTAGTGACAGGAGCAACAGGGACCGTAGGACGGCATGTTGTGGATCAACTTATACAAAGGGGCCAAAAGGTACGAGCATTGACACGTAATCCTCTGCAAGCCAATCTTCCTCATGATGTAGAAGTTGTAGCTGGAGATTTAAGTGATCCAAGTACGCTAGTTCCCGCGTTGGTTGGCGTAAGCGGCATGCATTTGATTACAACAGGTGCCGAATATACGCCATTACAAACGGGTCCAGAAATCATTGAACTAGCTGAGAAGGCTGGGGTGCGCAGAGTTACCGTTTTATGGAACGGAGAGAAAGGCCCTTTTGAGAGGGCAGTTGAAGCAAGTAGTCTGGAGTGGACTCAACTGCAAGCCTTTGAATTTATGGCAAATGCACGAAAATGGGCAAACTCTATACGCTCTGAGGGGGTTGTTCGCGATCTGTTTGGAGGATCACGAATTGCCCCTGTTCATGAAGCGGATATTGGAAAAGTCGCATCGATTGTACTAACCGAGAAGGGTCATGCAGGTAAAATATATGTACTAACAGGGCCAGAGAGTTTGTCGGTGCAAGATAAAGTCCGGATCATTGGTGAAGTGATTGGACGAGACATTCAGTATATAGTGAGCTCCGAAGAAGAAGAACGTGAACAGATGAGAAGAATGGGTGTTCGGGAGGATGCAATTGATTATGTGATCCGTTGGCACCTTAATCCGCCTAAATCTGTTAGTACGGTACTGCCCACGGTTGAGGAAGTAACGGGACAAAAACCATCCACTTTCGCAGAGTGGGTTAAGGAAAATGCAAAACTTTTTGTTAAATAA
- a CDS encoding YlqD family protein, whose translation MLTILRTVKVKIILTEASRAAMKEQYERQLRAQQDEWDQWEFQARKLLADARKRQGDMTQQAQQKIAEEERRRQEKLENLRMQLRLLEQLPAGAEMDYMTLQSPVQIQVGDVWEEKMAETAILLKDGIVHEIRGG comes from the coding sequence ATGCTCACCATCTTGCGTACAGTCAAGGTTAAAATCATATTGACAGAAGCGTCCCGCGCGGCGATGAAAGAGCAGTACGAAAGGCAGCTTCGCGCGCAGCAGGATGAATGGGATCAGTGGGAGTTTCAGGCGAGGAAGCTGCTGGCGGATGCGCGAAAACGGCAGGGGGACATGACCCAACAGGCCCAGCAAAAGATCGCGGAGGAAGAGCGGCGGCGTCAGGAGAAACTGGAGAATCTGCGCATGCAGCTGAGACTGCTGGAACAGCTCCCCGCCGGAGCAGAGATGGACTATATGACACTGCAGAGCCCGGTTCAGATCCAGGTAGGCGATGTGTGGGAAGAGAAAATGGCGGAAACGGCAATCCTGTTAAAAGACGGGATCGTCCACGAGATTCGAGGCGGATGA
- the ylqF gene encoding ribosome biogenesis GTPase YlqF, whose protein sequence is MTIQWFPGHMAKARRQVTEKLKQIDVVIELLDARLPLSSRNPMIDEIVSEKPRLILLNKADLADEKVTDEWVRYFRERELRTLPIDALSGKGVNKLPEVCRELAADMLAKRAERGMQARAIRIMILGIPNVGKSSLINRLAKRAVAQTGDRPAVTKAQQWVKMGDTLELLDTPGILWPKFEDQMVGLRLAASGAIKDELIDFTEVALFAISYMMHYYPERLVERFKLKEMPTDRVELLETIGKKRGCLVAGGQIDYDKAAELFLRELRSGKLGTVTLERPVDWEMDEPIGKPLTLS, encoded by the coding sequence ATGACGATTCAGTGGTTTCCTGGACATATGGCAAAAGCCCGCAGACAGGTTACGGAGAAGCTGAAGCAGATTGACGTGGTGATCGAGCTGTTGGATGCGAGATTGCCTTTATCCAGCCGCAATCCGATGATTGACGAGATCGTCAGTGAAAAGCCGCGATTGATCTTGCTCAATAAAGCGGATCTGGCTGATGAGAAAGTGACCGATGAGTGGGTGCGTTACTTCCGTGAGCGGGAGCTGCGGACGCTTCCGATCGACGCGCTCAGCGGAAAAGGCGTGAATAAGCTGCCGGAGGTATGCAGAGAGCTGGCCGCCGACATGCTGGCCAAGCGCGCGGAGCGGGGCATGCAGGCACGCGCCATCCGGATCATGATCCTGGGGATTCCCAACGTCGGGAAGTCCTCGCTGATTAACCGGCTGGCCAAGCGGGCCGTCGCCCAAACGGGAGACCGTCCGGCCGTGACCAAAGCCCAGCAGTGGGTAAAGATGGGCGATACCTTGGAGCTGCTCGATACCCCGGGGATTCTCTGGCCCAAATTCGAAGATCAGATGGTCGGTCTGCGGCTGGCGGCAAGCGGGGCAATCAAGGACGAGCTGATCGATTTTACCGAGGTGGCCCTGTTTGCCATCAGCTACATGATGCACTACTATCCCGAGCGTCTCGTGGAGCGCTTCAAGCTGAAGGAAATGCCCACGGACCGGGTCGAGCTGCTGGAGACCATCGGCAAAAAGCGCGGCTGTCTGGTCGCAGGCGGCCAGATCGATTACGACAAGGCTGCCGAGCTCTTTTTGCGTGAGCTGCGGTCCGGCAAGCTGGGCACGGTGACGCTGGAGCGCCCTGTCGATTGGGAGATGGATGAGCCGATTGGCAAGCCGCTAACTTTGAGCTAA
- the trmD gene encoding tRNA (guanosine(37)-N1)-methyltransferase TrmD: MRIDILTLFPEMFEGVLGSSILGKAREKGIVEYHVTNFREYSESKHGTVDDTPYGGGGGMVLKPEPIFRAVEAVTAEAKPRVILMCPQGRPYQQKLAEELAQEEHLVFICGHYEGYDERIRQYLVTDEISIGDYVLTGGELAAMVVIDSVVRLRPGALGNQVSAVEDSFSTGLLEHPHYTRPPEFRGWKVPDILLSGHHANIVRWRLKESLRRTKERRPDLLEKIEWDKDKEMQKLLRELEEEEKNAGSSAD, translated from the coding sequence GTGCGAATCGACATACTGACTCTGTTTCCCGAGATGTTTGAAGGCGTCCTCGGGAGCAGCATTCTCGGCAAAGCCAGGGAAAAGGGAATCGTGGAATACCACGTTACCAATTTCCGCGAATACTCCGAGAGCAAGCACGGCACAGTGGATGATACGCCGTATGGCGGGGGCGGCGGGATGGTGCTGAAGCCCGAGCCCATATTTCGCGCCGTGGAGGCTGTCACCGCCGAAGCCAAGCCGCGCGTCATCCTGATGTGCCCGCAGGGTAGGCCGTATCAGCAAAAGCTGGCGGAGGAGCTGGCGCAGGAAGAGCATCTGGTGTTTATCTGCGGACACTATGAGGGCTATGACGAGCGGATTCGTCAATATCTGGTGACCGACGAGATCTCCATCGGCGATTACGTGCTGACGGGCGGGGAGCTGGCGGCGATGGTCGTCATCGACAGCGTCGTGCGTCTGCGTCCGGGCGCGTTGGGGAATCAAGTCTCTGCGGTCGAAGACTCGTTCTCCACGGGTCTGCTGGAGCATCCCCACTACACGCGTCCTCCGGAATTTCGCGGGTGGAAGGTGCCGGATATCCTGCTGTCCGGCCACCATGCCAACATCGTCCGCTGGCGCTTGAAAGAATCGCTGCGCCGCACCAAAGAGCGCAGGCCCGATCTCCTGGAGAAAATCGAGTGGGACAAGGACAAGGAGATGCAAAAACTGCTGCGGGAGCTTGAAGAAGAGGAAAAAAATGCAGGCTCGTCTGCCGATTAG
- the rimM gene encoding ribosome maturation factor RimM (Essential for efficient processing of 16S rRNA) has translation MQEKRFYNVGKLVNTQGLRGEVRVISTTDFPDERFQKGSELYLFHPSLPEPLLLKVATRRQQKDFEILSFEGYPSINDVEKFKGGELKVPEDALLELEEDEFYIHQLVGCTVVTDTGEELGKIVEVLQPGANDVWVVKGKRGEILLPFIDDCIKEVDIAGKRVVCHLMEGLL, from the coding sequence ATGCAGGAAAAACGCTTTTACAATGTGGGCAAGCTGGTCAATACCCAGGGACTGCGCGGGGAAGTGAGAGTGATTTCGACCACCGATTTTCCCGACGAGCGGTTTCAAAAGGGGAGCGAGCTATACTTGTTTCATCCCTCTCTGCCGGAGCCGCTGCTGCTCAAGGTAGCGACCCGGCGCCAGCAAAAGGATTTTGAGATCCTCAGCTTTGAAGGCTACCCTTCGATCAATGACGTGGAGAAGTTCAAGGGCGGCGAGCTGAAAGTTCCGGAGGATGCTTTGCTGGAGCTGGAGGAGGATGAATTTTACATACATCAGCTGGTCGGCTGCACCGTGGTGACCGATACGGGCGAGGAGCTCGGCAAAATCGTCGAGGTGCTGCAGCCGGGGGCCAATGACGTCTGGGTCGTCAAAGGAAAGCGCGGAGAGATCCTGTTGCCGTTTATCGACGACTGCATCAAAGAGGTGGATATCGCCGGCAAGCGCGTCGTCTGCCATCTGATGGAAGGCTTGCTGTAG
- a CDS encoding YraN family protein, with product MTDARRDLGKRGERLAEEYLLAQGYRLAERNYRTARGEIDLILWDGGELVFVEVRTRTSLKFGSAVESVTRQKQQKLREIALAYLQTRSAPVKAFRFDVVGVQYQYEHGRGFRTSGGDAGLPAAAAPAITHIRYAF from the coding sequence ATGACGGATGCACGGCGTGACCTGGGGAAGCGGGGAGAACGGCTGGCGGAGGAGTATCTGCTGGCGCAAGGGTACCGCTTGGCGGAGCGGAACTATCGGACGGCACGCGGAGAGATTGATTTGATCCTGTGGGACGGCGGGGAGCTGGTCTTCGTGGAAGTGCGGACCCGGACCAGCCTGAAGTTCGGGTCGGCCGTCGAGTCCGTTACGCGGCAAAAGCAGCAGAAACTGAGGGAGATCGCCCTCGCCTACCTGCAAACGCGGAGCGCGCCGGTGAAAGCCTTTCGCTTTGATGTGGTGGGGGTCCAGTACCAGTATGAGCACGGACGGGGCTTTCGGACCTCTGGCGGCGATGCCGGACTGCCCGCTGCGGCCGCTCCGGCCATTACGCATATCCGCTACGCTTTTTAA
- a CDS encoding ribonuclease HII produces MKLAEMSIKEIRDLLEKMDEVPKDFLQWLHEDKRKGVNELARQVEQQQARQARLASQWEEMTTFERSLRAEGYTHLFGIDEVGRGPLAGPVVAAAVCLPADFYLPGLNDSKKLPAATREAFAEVIRSKALAVGIGIVSAERIDEINILEATKEAMRLAIKEAARTVSPDACLLDAVQLKDLPYKQLPIIGGDGKSVSIAAASVVAKVTRDQIMSEYAAAYPQYSFEKNAGYGTAEHLTALERYGMTPIHRRTFTGAKAQA; encoded by the coding sequence ATGAAATTGGCGGAAATGTCGATAAAAGAAATACGTGATCTGCTAGAAAAAATGGACGAGGTCCCCAAAGATTTTTTACAATGGCTGCACGAGGATAAACGCAAAGGCGTCAATGAATTGGCTCGCCAGGTGGAACAACAGCAGGCCAGACAAGCCCGCTTAGCCAGTCAGTGGGAGGAGATGACCACCTTTGAGCGCTCTCTGCGAGCCGAGGGGTATACCCATCTCTTCGGCATCGACGAAGTGGGCCGAGGTCCGCTTGCCGGCCCGGTAGTGGCAGCAGCAGTCTGCTTGCCGGCGGATTTTTACCTCCCCGGTTTAAATGATTCGAAAAAGCTGCCGGCGGCGACCCGAGAGGCTTTTGCCGAAGTGATCCGCTCAAAGGCGCTTGCTGTCGGGATCGGCATCGTCTCTGCCGAGCGGATCGACGAAATCAATATTCTCGAGGCGACCAAGGAAGCGATGAGGCTGGCTATTAAGGAAGCGGCCCGGACAGTCAGCCCCGACGCCTGTCTGCTCGATGCCGTGCAGCTGAAGGATTTGCCGTACAAACAACTGCCGATTATCGGCGGAGATGGAAAAAGCGTATCGATTGCGGCAGCTTCTGTCGTCGCCAAAGTGACGCGCGACCAGATCATGAGCGAGTACGCAGCCGCCTATCCGCAATACAGCTTTGAAAAAAATGCAGGCTATGGCACAGCGGAACATCTGACGGCCTTGGAGCGCTACGGCATGACCCCGATTCATCGGCGGACGTTTACCGGAGCCAAGGCCCAGGCCTGA
- the lepB gene encoding signal peptidase I: MSEEVASSRTKNEAWEWLKALGIAVFLAFVIRTFLFAPFIVDGDSMQYTLHNQEKLVVNKAIYYLSEPKRGDIVVFHAEARRDYIKRVIAVAGDTVEVKNDQLLINGKAVEEPYLEEKRKEAEEMGIPLTDDFGPIHIGEGQIFVMGDNRQDSHDSRAIGPVDLDQVVGRAEFVFWPLSGIRITR, translated from the coding sequence ATGAGCGAAGAAGTCGCCTCCAGCCGAACCAAAAATGAGGCATGGGAATGGCTCAAGGCGCTGGGCATAGCCGTCTTTCTGGCATTTGTCATTCGCACCTTTTTGTTCGCCCCTTTTATCGTCGATGGGGATTCCATGCAGTACACCTTACATAACCAAGAAAAACTGGTGGTCAATAAAGCCATCTACTATCTCTCCGAGCCGAAGCGCGGGGATATTGTCGTGTTTCACGCGGAAGCGCGGCGCGACTATATCAAACGCGTGATCGCGGTGGCGGGTGATACGGTGGAAGTGAAAAATGACCAGTTACTGATAAATGGCAAAGCGGTCGAAGAACCGTATCTGGAGGAAAAGCGCAAGGAAGCGGAAGAGATGGGCATCCCGCTGACCGATGACTTCGGCCCGATCCACATTGGCGAAGGGCAAATTTTTGTCATGGGGGATAACCGTCAGGACAGCCACGACAGCCGTGCGATCGGTCCTGTCGATCTGGACCAGGTCGTCGGGCGTGCGGAGTTCGTCTTCTGGCCGCTCTCCGGTATCCGGATCACGCGCTAG
- a CDS encoding KH domain-containing protein, whose product MKALVETIAKALVDHPNEVRVNAVDKERILVYELSVHPEDMGKIIGKQGRIAKALRNVVIAASVQTDKRVTVEIV is encoded by the coding sequence ATGAAAGCACTGGTCGAAACGATCGCAAAGGCTCTCGTCGATCATCCGAATGAAGTTCGTGTGAATGCTGTGGACAAAGAGCGCATACTCGTCTATGAATTGTCGGTGCACCCCGAGGATATGGGGAAAATCATCGGCAAGCAGGGGCGAATCGCGAAAGCGCTGCGCAATGTCGTGATCGCCGCGTCCGTGCAGACGGACAAGCGCGTCACGGTTGAGATTGTCTAG
- the rplS gene encoding 50S ribosomal protein L19, translating to MNQVIRELEKEQLKQDIPAFRPGDTVRVHVKVIEGQRERIQLFEGVVIRRRGTGVSETFTVRKVSYGVGVERTFPLHTPKIDKIEVVRYGKVRRAKLYYLRDRVGKAARIKEIRR from the coding sequence ATGAACCAAGTGATTCGTGAATTGGAAAAAGAACAACTGAAACAGGACATTCCTGCTTTCCGACCTGGTGACACTGTTCGTGTTCACGTTAAGGTTATCGAGGGTCAGCGCGAACGTATCCAGCTGTTTGAAGGTGTCGTGATTCGCCGTCGCGGTACAGGCGTAAGCGAGACATTTACTGTTCGTAAGGTATCTTACGGCGTAGGTGTTGAGCGTACGTTCCCATTGCACACTCCAAAGATCGACAAGATCGAGGTAGTGCGTTATGGTAAAGTTCGCCGTGCGAAGCTGTACTACCTGCGCGACCGTGTTGGTAAGGCGGCCCGTATTAAAGAAATCCGTCGTTAA
- a CDS encoding MerR family transcriptional regulator encodes MRIGKVRKLTGVSARSIRYYEEKGLIKASRQENNYRVYDENVIESTNTIQLYLGLGLTTEQIRDIIFCKYPERQEHKEKDVYCEELLLMYEAKMLEINQQINALTDAREKLAEKIKQMEQKREEENK; translated from the coding sequence TTGAGAATCGGAAAGGTAAGAAAATTAACTGGAGTTAGTGCCCGTTCGATTCGTTATTACGAGGAAAAAGGATTGATCAAAGCATCTCGTCAAGAAAATAATTATCGGGTATATGACGAGAATGTGATCGAATCCACTAACACCATTCAACTTTATCTGGGTTTAGGGCTAACCACAGAACAAATTAGAGACATTATCTTCTGCAAATATCCTGAGCGCCAGGAGCATAAAGAAAAGGACGTTTATTGTGAAGAGTTACTGCTTATGTATGAGGCGAAGATGCTTGAGATCAACCAACAAATAAATGCTTTAACCGATGCGAGAGAAAAATTGGCTGAGAAAATCAAGCAGATGGAACAAAAACGGGAGGAGGAAAACAAATGA
- a CDS encoding YifB family Mg chelatase-like AAA ATPase produces the protein MYARSYSGAVHGIEGMIVTVETDIANGLPQFDLVGLGGSAVKESRDRVRAALRNSGFEYPMQRITVNLAPADLRKEGSGFDLAIAMGILLASKQIPKREEAILLLGELALDGSLRPVSGVLPTLLQAQKEGFTHVIIPAENAAEARLADLAVLPAAHLAEAVRYWTTGLEAPEAAESEPQNNPLTQNTHDFSYVYGQAFVKRGLEVAAAGFHNVLLVGPPGSGKTMLATCLPTIMPQMNVDESYDVTKIYSIAGQLTGQAGLIRERPFRAPHHTVTMPALVGGGGQSPRPGECSLAHRGILFLDELPEFSRHVLEALRQPLEAGVVTIARAKHVFTYPARFLLVASLNPCPCGFYGSKDQRECTCTPPQIQRYRAKLSGPLLDRIDLHLEVPRVPVQHLHERRTAESSETVRGRVEAAREIQQKRYAHRPATPFNSTMSGEELRRFGQLDSEGQDLLHLAFETLGLSARAYDRIVKVARTIADLEQSERIQAAHVAEAIRYRALDRSLLALS, from the coding sequence ATGTACGCACGCAGTTATTCCGGAGCAGTCCACGGCATCGAGGGCATGATCGTCACCGTCGAGACCGACATCGCCAATGGCCTGCCGCAATTCGATCTGGTCGGCTTGGGCGGCTCCGCTGTGAAAGAATCGCGGGACAGGGTGAGAGCAGCCCTGCGCAATTCCGGTTTCGAATACCCGATGCAGCGCATCACGGTGAATCTGGCGCCGGCCGACCTGCGAAAAGAGGGCTCCGGCTTCGACCTGGCCATCGCGATGGGCATCTTGCTCGCATCCAAGCAGATTCCCAAACGGGAGGAAGCCATCTTGCTGCTAGGCGAACTGGCCCTGGACGGTTCCCTGCGCCCGGTCAGCGGAGTATTGCCGACGCTGCTCCAAGCCCAAAAAGAAGGCTTTACCCACGTGATTATCCCCGCGGAGAACGCCGCCGAAGCGAGACTGGCCGATCTCGCCGTGCTCCCTGCCGCCCATTTGGCCGAGGCCGTCCGCTATTGGACGACTGGATTGGAGGCGCCCGAAGCGGCAGAGAGCGAGCCGCAGAATAATCCGCTGACACAAAACACCCACGACTTTTCCTATGTCTACGGCCAAGCCTTTGTCAAAAGGGGCCTCGAAGTAGCGGCGGCAGGCTTTCACAATGTTCTGCTCGTGGGTCCCCCCGGCTCCGGCAAAACGATGCTGGCCACCTGCCTGCCGACCATCATGCCGCAGATGAATGTGGACGAATCCTATGACGTGACGAAGATCTACAGCATTGCCGGACAGTTAACGGGACAAGCCGGACTGATTCGGGAGCGGCCGTTCCGTGCCCCGCACCATACCGTGACGATGCCCGCTCTCGTAGGCGGGGGAGGGCAGAGCCCGCGGCCGGGCGAGTGCAGTCTGGCTCACAGAGGAATCCTGTTTCTCGACGAGCTGCCGGAGTTTTCCCGGCATGTGCTGGAAGCGCTCAGGCAGCCGCTGGAGGCCGGTGTGGTGACCATCGCGCGGGCGAAGCATGTCTTTACCTACCCTGCCCGATTCCTCTTGGTCGCATCTCTCAACCCATGTCCCTGCGGCTTTTACGGCTCCAAAGACCAGCGCGAGTGCACCTGCACGCCGCCGCAGATTCAGCGGTATCGGGCGAAGCTGTCGGGTCCCCTGCTGGACCGGATTGATCTGCATTTGGAGGTGCCTCGCGTGCCGGTCCAGCATTTGCATGAGCGGAGGACGGCGGAGTCGTCGGAGACGGTGCGCGGACGAGTAGAGGCCGCGCGGGAAATCCAGCAAAAGCGCTACGCCCACCGGCCGGCGACTCCGTTCAACAGCACGATGAGCGGGGAAGAGCTGCGCCGCTTTGGCCAATTGGACAGCGAGGGACAAGACCTGCTCCACCTCGCTTTTGAGACGCTGGGGTTAAGTGCCCGGGCGTATGACCGGATCGTCAAGGTCGCGCGCACGATCGCCGATCTGGAGCAGTCCGAGCGAATTCAGGCCGCACACGTGGCGGAAGCCATCCGTTATCGTGCGTTGGACCGCTCCCTGCTCGCGCTATCCTAA
- a CDS encoding EscU/YscU/HrcU family type III secretion system export apparatus switch protein has product MSTPPFDKEKRKQAVALRYQAGLMDAPAVVAKGKGYVAENLLKAAKENEIPIQEDPSLVEVLGKLELNQQIPPELYQVVAEILAFVYRLDIGGKKKA; this is encoded by the coding sequence ATGAGCACGCCTCCCTTTGACAAGGAAAAACGGAAACAAGCCGTCGCGCTCCGCTATCAGGCGGGATTGATGGATGCCCCTGCCGTGGTCGCCAAGGGAAAGGGCTACGTGGCGGAAAATCTGCTGAAGGCAGCCAAGGAAAACGAGATTCCCATTCAGGAAGATCCTTCGCTGGTCGAAGTGCTGGGCAAGCTGGAGCTGAATCAGCAGATCCCCCCCGAGCTGTATCAGGTCGTCGCGGAGATACTCGCCTTTGTCTACAGGCTCGACATAGGAGGCAAGAAGAAAGCATGA